A genomic window from Helicobacter pylori includes:
- a CDS encoding outer membrane beta-barrel protein yields the protein MKTLFVVYLFLSLNPFFLEANEITWSKFLENFKNKNEDDKPEPPTINKSSEKQRVLDKNQQILKRALEKSLKFFFIFGYNYSQATFSTSNQSLTFVANSIGFNTATGLEHFLRNHPKIGFRIFSAYNYFHSVSLSQPQTLMVQNYGGGLDFSWIFVDKNIYRFRSYLGLALEQGVLLVDTIKPGAITTIIPRTKKTFFQAPFRFGFIVDFIGYLSLQLGIEMPLVRNVFYTYNNHQERFKPRFNANFSLVVSF from the coding sequence TCACTTGGTCTAAATTCTTAGAAAATTTTAAAAATAAGAATGAAGACGACAAACCTGAACCCCCAACCATCAATAAAAGCAGTGAAAAACAGCGAGTTTTAGACAAAAACCAGCAAATTTTAAAAAGAGCTTTAGAAAAAAGCCTTAAATTCTTTTTCATTTTTGGATACAACTATTCGCAAGCCACTTTTTCAACTTCTAATCAAAGCTTGACTTTTGTGGCTAATAGCATAGGGTTTAACACCGCTACTGGTTTAGAGCATTTTTTAAGAAACCACCCTAAGATCGGTTTTAGAATCTTTAGTGCCTATAATTATTTCCATTCCGTTTCTCTCTCTCAGCCTCAAACCTTAATGGTGCAAAATTATGGGGGCGGGTTAGATTTTTCTTGGATTTTTGTAGATAAAAATATTTATCGTTTTAGGAGTTATTTGGGTCTCGCTTTAGAGCAAGGGGTGTTATTGGTGGATACGATTAAACCGGGTGCGATTACAACGATCATTCCAAGAACCAAAAAAACCTTTTTCCAAGCCCCTTTCCGCTTTGGTTTTATCGTGGATTTTATCGGCTATTTGTCCTTGCAATTAGGGATTGAAATGCCCTTAGTGAGGAATGTTTTTTACACCTACAACAACCATCAAGAAAGATTCAAACCACGATTTAACGCTAACTTCTCTTTAGTCGTTTCCTTTTGA
- a CDS encoding glycosyltransferase family 2 protein has protein sequence MLKVSVITACFNSEKTIEDTILSVLNQTYKNIEYIIIDGSSADGTLEIIQKYKDKIACVVSEKDKGIYDAMNKGIRRASGDIIALLNSDDFYKDEFVLEKVVHEFENKNCDSVYADLVFVKPNCLEKVVRYYESGEFHPKTLLYGVVPAHPTLFVKKEIYERYGLYKSDYKISADFEMIIRLFVVQKISFSYLKEVLVVMRTGGASTKGFKSLLLRNKENIRACKENGIQTNVFSMLLKYPRKVMGLFKRKRLKRS, from the coding sequence TTGCTAAAAGTTTCAGTGATCACGGCGTGTTTTAATAGCGAAAAAACCATTGAAGACACCATTCTTTCCGTGCTTAATCAAACTTATAAAAACATTGAATACATTATTATAGACGGATCTAGCGCGGATGGTACTTTAGAAATCATTCAAAAATATAAAGACAAAATCGCTTGCGTGGTGAGTGAAAAAGATAAGGGTATTTATGACGCCATGAATAAGGGCATAAGGCGCGCGAGCGGGGATATTATCGCTTTATTGAACAGCGATGATTTTTACAAAGATGAGTTCGTTTTAGAAAAAGTGGTGCACGAGTTTGAAAACAAAAATTGCGATAGCGTGTATGCGGATCTGGTTTTTGTCAAGCCTAATTGTTTAGAAAAAGTGGTGCGCTATTATGAAAGCGGGGAGTTTCACCCTAAAACCTTACTTTATGGTGTCGTGCCAGCGCACCCCACGCTCTTTGTTAAAAAAGAAATCTATGAACGCTATGGGCTATACAAAAGCGACTATAAGATTTCAGCGGATTTTGAGATGATCATCCGCTTGTTTGTGGTGCAAAAAATAAGCTTTTCTTATTTGAAAGAAGTGTTAGTAGTGATGCGCACCGGTGGGGCTAGCACGAAAGGGTTTAAAAGCCTTTTATTAAGGAATAAAGAAAACATAAGAGCTTGCAAAGAAAACGGCATTCAAACGAATGTTTTTTCCATGCTTTTAAAATACCCTAGGAAAGTCATGGGCTTATTCAAAAGGAAACGACTAAAGAGAAGTTAG
- a CDS encoding methyl-accepting chemotaxis protein, protein MVFASVFSSLGVRIVLVVLAALLGLGGLSISLVKVMQKDALEQLMGHLETGQYKKREKTLAYMTRLLEQGIHEYYKNFDNTTARKMALDYFKRINDDKGMIYMVVVDKNGVVLFDPVNPKTIGQSGLSLQSVDGVYYVKGYLEAAKKGGGYTYYKMPKYDGGVPEKKFAYSHYDEVSQMVIAATSYYTDINAENQAIRQGVEKVFNENTAKLFLWILIATIALAVLTLIYAKLRIVKRIDDLVLKINAFSHGDKDLRAKIEVDDRNDEISQVGHGVNLFVEKARLIMEEIKGISTLNKTSMDKLVQITKETQESMKNSSTTLNSVKDKATDVASVMNASIEQSQGLRKRLIETQGLVKESKDAIGDLFSQIIEGAHTEEELSNKVEQLSHNADDVKSILDIINDIADQTNLLALNAAIEAARAGEHGRGFAVVADEVRNLAGRTQKSLAEINSTIMVIVQEINDVSSQMNLNSQKMERLSDMSKSVQETYEKMSANLSSVVLDSNQSMDDYAKSGHQIEAMVSDFVEVEKVASKTLADSSDILKIATHVSETTKNLDKQVNLFKT, encoded by the coding sequence ATGGTGTTTGCTTCAGTATTTTCTTCATTGGGGGTGCGTATCGTGCTAGTCGTGTTAGCCGCGCTTTTGGGTTTAGGAGGGTTGTCCATTAGTTTGGTAAAAGTCATGCAAAAAGATGCGCTAGAGCAACTCATGGGGCATTTAGAAACCGGACAATACAAAAAGCGTGAAAAAACGCTCGCTTACATGACAAGACTTCTTGAACAGGGCATTCATGAGTATTACAAAAATTTTGATAATACCACTGCAAGAAAAATGGCACTGGATTATTTCAAACGCATCAATGATGATAAGGGCATGATTTATATGGTGGTGGTGGATAAAAATGGGGTGGTATTGTTTGATCCGGTCAATCCCAAAACCATAGGCCAATCAGGGCTTAGTTTGCAAAGCGTTGATGGGGTGTATTATGTTAAGGGCTATTTGGAAGCGGCTAAAAAAGGGGGAGGCTACACTTATTATAAAATGCCCAAATACGATGGGGGCGTGCCGGAGAAAAAATTCGCTTACTCGCATTATGATGAAGTGTCTCAAATGGTGATCGCAGCGACTTCTTACTACACTGATATTAACGCTGAGAATCAAGCGATCAGACAAGGCGTGGAGAAGGTTTTCAATGAAAACACCGCAAAATTATTCCTTTGGATATTGATAGCGACGATAGCGTTAGCGGTTTTAACGCTGATATACGCCAAATTAAGGATCGTGAAACGCATTGATGATTTAGTCCTTAAAATCAACGCTTTTAGCCATGGGGATAAGGATTTGAGGGCCAAAATTGAAGTGGATGATCGCAACGATGAAATCTCGCAAGTGGGGCATGGGGTCAATTTGTTTGTAGAAAAGGCTCGCTTGATTATGGAAGAGATTAAGGGGATTTCCACCCTCAATAAGACTTCAATGGACAAATTAGTCCAAATCACAAAAGAAACCCAAGAGAGCATGAAAAATTCCTCAACCACCCTAAATTCCGTGAAAGATAAGGCCACTGATGTGGCTAGCGTGATGAATGCTTCTATAGAGCAATCTCAAGGGTTAAGGAAGCGTTTGATTGAAACGCAAGGGCTTGTCAAAGAGAGCAAGGATGCGATTGGGGATTTATTTTCTCAAATCATAGAGGGCGCACACACTGAAGAAGAGCTGTCTAATAAAGTGGAGCAACTAAGCCACAACGCTGATGATGTCAAATCCATTTTGGATATTATCAATGATATTGCCGATCAAACGAATCTATTGGCCCTAAACGCCGCTATTGAAGCCGCAAGGGCCGGCGAACATGGCAGAGGCTTTGCAGTGGTGGCTGATGAAGTTAGGAATTTAGCCGGGCGCACTCAAAAATCTTTAGCCGAAATCAACTCCACTATCATGGTGATTGTCCAAGAAATTAATGATGTGAGCTCGCAAATGAATCTCAATTCGCAAAAAATGGAGCGTTTGAGCGATATGAGTAAAAGCGTGCAAGAAACTTACGAAAAAATGAGCGCTAATTTGAGTTCAGTCGTTTTAGATAGCAATCAAAGCATGGACGATTACGCCAAATCCGGACACCAAATTGAAGCGATGGTAAGCGATTTTGTAGAAGTGGAAAAAGTGGCTTCTAAAACTTTAGCTGACTCTTCAGATATTTTAAAAATCGCTACGCATGTGAGTGAAACAACCAAAAATTTAGACAAACAAGTGAATTTATTTAAAACTTAG
- a CDS encoding S-ribosylhomocysteine lyase → MKTPKMNVESFNLDHTKVKAPYVRVADRKKGVNGDLIVKYDVRFKQPNQDHMDMASLHSLEHLVAEIIRNHANYVVDWSPMGCQTGFYLTVLNHDNYTEILEVLEKTMQDVLKATEVPASNEKQCGWAANHTLEGAKNLASAFLSKRDEWAEVGI, encoded by the coding sequence ATGAAAACACCAAAAATGAATGTAGAAAGTTTTAACTTGGATCACACCAAAGTCAAAGCCCCTTATGTGCGTGTCGCTGATCGCAAAAAGGGCGTCAATGGGGATTTGATAGTCAAATACGATGTGCGCTTCAAACAACCCAACCAAGATCACATGGACATGGCAAGCTTGCATTCTTTGGAGCATCTAGTCGCTGAGATTATCCGCAACCATGCCAATTATGTTGTGGATTGGTCGCCTATGGGCTGCCAAACGGGATTTTATCTCACGGTGTTAAACCATGACAATTACACAGAGATTTTAGAAGTTTTGGAAAAAACGATGCAAGATGTGTTAAAGGCTACAGAAGTGCCTGCGAGCAATGAAAAGCAATGCGGTTGGGCGGCTAACCACACTTTAGAGGGTGCAAAGAATTTAGCAAGTGCTTTTTTATCCAAACGAGATGAGTGGGCTGAAGTAGGGATTTAA